The genomic segment GGGTTCAAGTATAACTTGAAAGATGAAAGTAACTATTAGTAATAGGTCTCAcactgtcatccatgctggagtgcagtgacacaatctcggttcgctgcaacttctgccttctaggctcaagagatcccctctcctcagcctcccatgtaactgtaactgggactataggcacgcaccaccacgcccagctactctcctcctccccctcccccttcttctccttcttctccttctccttctccttcttcttcttggaTCTATTTTGaagacacggggttttgccatgttgcccgggctggtcttgaactcctgagctcaagcaattgcctgccttggcctcccgaagtgctgggattacaggcatgagccatcacacctggccggTGTTCTTTAAGTTTTGAATTCTTCTTAATGACAAGGCTGCGTTGATTAATTGCCCTTATAATTATAATCAATGAAGTAAGaaacattgtaaaataaatggTGTTCAAAGATACCCTGTGGTTCCATAAGCAATGTCTTTGGCAAAactcctttctttcatttcttacatTCTTTCCCTGTATGCTTTCCCCATTACCCAGAAACAATGACTAATGACTGTTACTAGGGAAAAGGGCTAGAGAATGGCATGTAGGTGACTTTGTGAGGGCCCAGAATAAGAACTGAATAACGTATGATGCCAATAAAGATGGATATCTGAGTACTTATAAGCTCTTATTTGTTAGGGAAGGGAGCTGTTCTGGCATGCGCTATAGGGGATTTGTAATCCTCATTTTTAGAAAACCGGACTCTGTGATGGGATTTAGAAGACACCAGGTTGAAAGCCACCAATGGAGCAGCATGGTGAGGTCTCCGGCCTAGAAATTAAGGTGCCTCagtttagttgtgtctctgccgtTTTTGTGAACCATGTGTCTTTGCGGAACTCATTTAAGCCCTCTGAGACGAATTTTCCCACTCCAGGAAAACTGTTGCTGCACGTAGTCAGCACTCTTAAAATCTCTCGaaatgtctgttgaataaataatgaataaacaaggccgggcgcggtggctcaagcctgtaatcccagcactttgggaggccgagacgggcgaatcacaaggtcaggagatagagaccatcctggctaacccggtgaaaccccgtctctactaaaaaatacaaaaaactagccgggcgaggtggcgggcgcttgtagtcccagctactcgggaggctaaggtaggagaatggcgtgaacccgggaggcggagcttgcagtgagctgagatccggccactgcactccagtctgggcgacagagtgagactccgtctcagaaaaaaaaaaaaaaaaaaaaaaaaaaaaagaataaacaaatgagtaaaatgaCTTGTCTAAGGTTGCCTTCAGTGTGAGCTGTGCCTGAGCCCACAGGTGTCTGGATGCAGCCTGATGCTCCATCCAGCTTAGCACACCTCCCCAGCTCACTCACCGGTCTCAGCACTCTGCACATCTCGCAGAGACTCTGCTCCTGCTTCTCCACAGAGCACAGCACCAGGGTGCAGACCACACGTCCACAGAGCCATCGGCCACCTGGTGCATGTTCTCCCCGGCAGCTACCACAAAGCACTCAAACTGCAGGTGTCGGTTCTCTGCAATGCTCTTGATCAAAAACTTCTCAAAGTTGCGGTTGGGGTCAATATAGGTCACCCTGCACCCAGGTAGGTAGGACTTGAAGTTGGCTCCAGTGCCACAGCCCACCCCCAGCAGGGAGAGCTTCCCGGAGGGGTCTGCAAACTCCTGCAGGTTGCCGAAGAGCTCCCGCTTCTTGCTTGCCCTCTGTTCTTTGTACATCACAATGAACCTCACCAAGAAGTAGGGGAACCATTTCTGCATATCCAGTTCTACAAGCCCATAAAATTCAGCAGGTACATGGGAAATGCTAGGATGTCAATGGCCAGCAACCAGGAGGCCCAGGAGACACTGCTGACCAAAGGCAGGGAGAAGTGCCCAGTGGCAAAGTGGATGCCGCTGAGCTGGGGACTGCATTGGTGGTCACACCCAATCTCGAGGATGTGACTTTCTCCACTAATGCTCTGCAGGCTAGAGCTCGAGGAGAGGAGTCCAAGGTTTAGTCTGAATAGGGCTGGAGATTTATCCAGGTGGGGACTGAAGAGTCAGGGGTCAGAGCATGAGGGTAATGGTCAGGGAGCCCAAGCTGGAAAGAAAGGCGAAAGGAGGGTGGTAGTGGGGAGAAAACGGAACAGCCAACTTCAGGACTGGGGTACTGGGGTGCTAGTGTACCTGAGGAATCCATCAATGACAGTGAGAGTTGTTATCAATGGTCCTGAAGTTTAGGATCTCGAGTGTGACCTCAGGTGTAGGCAAGAGAAAAAGCATGCAGTGAAAGAATTGAGGAGCTCAAGGAACTCAAAGGGTAAGATGCTGGGTGGGTCATTTGCACTGAGAATGAGGGAGCTCAGGGTGGAGAGGAAGCAGGCCCCAGGTACCAGAGTCCACAGTGAGCATGAAGGGAGTCAGGTCAGGAGGTGGCTGTGGGGCCAGCAGGGGTCAGCCTCAGGGGAGAGGGGCAGGAGTGGTGGAGCTGGATGGCAGGAGCCCACAGGATTTTTAGAATCACAGTGATCTGTGCAATCAATATATAAAGGTTAAAAACTCAATCAGTGTATAAAGGATTTTCTTTTCAACCAATAGCATTCCAGTGAATGGTGAATTCACTGGATTAAATGAATTAGTCAATTCATTTAATCGCTTCTCTATTGACAGGCATTTAggatgtttctattttttcacaaATATACCACATTCCAATCTGAATTTcaagataatgaaaaaattagtttttttttctttatgagtcAGAGAACGTGTTTTTAGGGGATAGACAATGAGTAATAGTTCCCTAAGTGCAGCAAGGAGCCAAACAGAATGCCTCCTCTCTGGGAAAGGAGTAGCAGGGGCCGCAGGGACAGAGGTGTCTAGGGCAGGTTTAGCAGAGCCAGGAAATGTGGATGACCTGGGGCTGCTTTGAGATCATAGCTCGGTTCTAGAGCGTGAGGTGGGACAGCTAGGAGGGTGGTGGGaagacagagtgtgtgtgtgtgtgtgtgtgtgtgtgtgtgtgtgagagagagagagagagagacagagtgctACGGAGACAGGAGCCTGCATTTGGGGCAGGCAGATGACCAACGAGGAAAGACTGTGGGATTAACTCACCTCACGATTCTGCCCAGGATTTCCTAAGGTGGTCTTGGTGAGGCCAACAAAGGCCGGGTGGGGTGGAGACAGAAGCTGGATGGATGGCTGAGCTGTGAACTCTTGTGGGCAGGAATCTTATCTGTAGCCTCTTGGgttggcagcactttgggaagcccttCAGGGGATGTTTGCATGCTCCACCTGGCACCGAGTGGGCTCCTAGTGCTGGCCTGTGAatggagaggcaggaggagacTGGCCAGGGCTGGAATGGCCTGGAATGCttcagggaggggaggagaggccaAGGGGTGAATGTCAGGCAGGACCTGGAATGGGGAAATGTTGCTCAAAGTGGTCACCCACCCTCAACCCCAGATACGAACCTGAAAAGTCCAGAGACCTTTTCTCCTTCCCGTTGTCCTCCCCAGCCCTCTCTAGGTATGGAATCTGGGAATTTCATCTTGGGTGAAAAATCCATGACCCAGGGAAGCGCAGTGACATGTCCAGGGCCTCAAGGCAGCAACAAAGATTCCCTGACAAAGATTTCCCAGCCAGGCTTTAGGAGAGAAGCGAATGCAGGAACTCCTGGCCTGGGTGGGCACAGCCTCCAGAGTGCAGATCCTGTagggggctggaggtggggatggATGAGAGGGCCAGAGGCAGAACTTGTTGGGGGAGGTGTGGGAAGGCAGGCATTGGTGTGAGAGGCAGTGGTGAAAACAGAGTTGAAGATGAGCCCTGAGGGGTAAGGAAGTTGgagtttgtgtgcgtgtgtgtgtgtgtgtgtgtgtgtgtgtatgtgtataaattaaACAATTGGTCTCTTTGCCTGCTTGGGCGTTGGGGAAGGAGGGCAGTGAGATTCCTATGAATGCAAATATCACAGGGCCAGCTAATCCGTATGCTCTTCAAGCTACAACCAGGCACAATTCCAGGTCGAATCTCTCTCGcctcatgcacacatacatgctccACAGCTGATACCACAGCAGGTCTGCTTGGGCACCCCTCTGCCTCTGGCCTGAGCTGACCCAACACCAAAGGCTAAGGGCCGggaggggagacagggagggaggctggTGAGCCTCCACTAAGATCACTGAGAAGGGGTGACATTCTTTAGCCTCGCTGGAAGTCCTTGTGCTTTAACTGAAATGGCCAACCAGGAAGGACATTCCATCCCCACCCTCGTCTCCCCCAAGGGCTTGGTCTGAGGTGACGAATCTGGCCAGCTTATTGGGAGGGGTTAGAGGTGGGCTAAGGGCAGACGGAAGCCAGGCCTGAGAACAGGGTGTGGCAAGCATGATTGGCCCTACTGGGAAGTGAGGCTAGCACTCAGGCTCTGTCGGG from the Macaca thibetana thibetana isolate TM-01 chromosome 11, ASM2454274v1, whole genome shotgun sequence genome contains:
- the LOC126931065 gene encoding putative methyltransferase-like protein 7A gives rise to the protein MQKWFPYFLVRFIVMYKEQRASKKRELFGNLQEFADPSGKLSLLGVGCGTGANFKSYLPGCRVTYIDPNRNFEKFLIKSIAENRHLQFECFVVAAGENMHQVADGSVDVWSAPWCCALWRSRSRVSARCAEC